One Streptomyces coeruleorubidus DNA segment encodes these proteins:
- a CDS encoding protoporphyrinogen/coproporphyrinogen oxidase, producing MSPDLDVAVVGAGMAGLTTAHELRRAGLDVRVYEQHEHVGGRMRSFRHAGYTIDEGAEQISEQGYRATWELLARLGVPKGDVPRIGRSVGVWRGGRAHPGVADPSAVLTGAGLSPRARLDLARLLAWTGSHRRQFDADHPERTPAGALTVSEFARRYHRDVHDYLLQPVAGSFFGWDTARSAVAPMLSLLSEVGPASGWRTYRDGMDLLARRLAEGLDVVTGSQVHEVVTEEGRARLRVGNDSVTARSVVLCVPAPVAARLHANAPADELSFLSACTFTPTLKVSCLLDRPLAPPSRKPLYVLLTPDAEDSVLSAIIVDHAKHPDRAPAGKGLLTLMADARTIPELLTAPERQTADRLVRAATRYVPGLETTAGRHFVHAFTHGLPEATPDALRRRGRFMARAARPVEYAGDWMMLRPASEGAVRSGALAASRVLSRLRPPRALGRTRPSSRPTEENVS from the coding sequence TGCGCAGCTTCCGGCACGCCGGATACACCATCGACGAGGGTGCCGAACAGATCTCGGAGCAGGGCTACCGTGCGACCTGGGAGCTGCTGGCGCGGCTGGGCGTGCCGAAGGGCGACGTGCCGCGCATCGGCAGGTCGGTCGGTGTGTGGCGCGGCGGGCGGGCCCACCCCGGCGTGGCGGACCCCTCCGCGGTGCTCACCGGCGCGGGGCTCTCACCCCGTGCCAGGCTCGACCTCGCCCGGCTCCTGGCCTGGACGGGGTCGCACCGCCGGCAGTTCGACGCCGACCATCCCGAACGGACCCCGGCAGGTGCCCTGACGGTCAGTGAGTTCGCCCGCCGGTACCACAGGGACGTGCACGACTACCTGCTGCAGCCGGTCGCTGGAAGCTTCTTCGGCTGGGACACGGCGCGCTCCGCCGTCGCGCCGATGCTCAGCCTGCTGTCGGAGGTGGGTCCCGCTTCCGGCTGGCGGACGTACCGCGACGGCATGGACCTGCTCGCCCGGCGGCTGGCCGAGGGGCTCGACGTGGTCACCGGCAGTCAGGTGCACGAGGTCGTCACCGAGGAAGGCCGCGCGCGGTTGCGCGTCGGGAACGACAGCGTCACGGCGCGCTCGGTGGTCCTCTGCGTGCCCGCCCCGGTTGCGGCGCGCCTGCATGCCAACGCCCCCGCCGACGAGCTTTCGTTCCTGTCGGCCTGCACCTTCACTCCCACGCTCAAGGTCAGCTGTCTGCTGGACCGGCCGCTCGCACCCCCGTCCCGCAAGCCCCTGTATGTCCTGCTGACGCCGGACGCGGAGGACAGCGTGCTCTCCGCGATCATCGTGGATCACGCCAAGCACCCGGACCGGGCGCCCGCGGGCAAGGGACTGCTGACCCTGATGGCCGACGCCCGCACCATCCCCGAACTGCTGACCGCGCCGGAGCGGCAGACGGCCGACCGGCTCGTGCGGGCAGCCACCCGGTACGTCCCCGGTCTGGAAACCACCGCCGGGCGTCATTTCGTGCACGCGTTCACCCACGGCCTGCCGGAAGCGACGCCCGACGCCCTGCGCAGACGAGGCAGGTTCATGGCGCGTGCCGCACGGCCGGTCGAGTACGCCGGGGACTGGATGATGCTGCGGCCGGCCAGCGAAGGCGCCGTACGCTCGGGCGCGCTCGCGGCCTCTCGCGTCCTCAGCCGGCTGCGGCCACCGCGGGCCCTCGGACGGACACGCCCCAGCTCCCGTCCCACCGAGGAGAACGTTTCGTGA